From one Mucilaginibacter inviolabilis genomic stretch:
- a CDS encoding DUF3127 domain-containing protein, producing the protein MEVKGKVYEVSPTVQVTESLKKRELILEYIENPQYPEYLKFEAIQDRCALLDAVKVGDDVEVFFNLKGRPWTDKTGKKSYFNSLQLWRVNALAAGAGSATTPEYAAPSPDIASSADDDDLPF; encoded by the coding sequence ATGGAAGTTAAAGGTAAGGTATATGAAGTGTCGCCAACAGTGCAGGTTACTGAATCACTAAAAAAACGCGAACTAATACTTGAATATATTGAGAACCCTCAATATCCTGAATATTTAAAGTTTGAAGCTATACAGGACCGTTGCGCCCTGCTTGACGCTGTTAAAGTAGGTGATGATGTAGAAGTGTTTTTTAACCTGAAAGGTCGTCCTTGGACTGATAAAACAGGCAAAAAAAGCTATTTCAATTCATTACAGTTATGGCGTGTTAATGCTTTGGCCGCAGGTGCCGGAAGCGCTACCACACCAGAGTATGCAGCACCATCACCGGATATTGCCTCTTCGGCCGATGATGATGATCTGCCATTCTAA
- a CDS encoding sensor histidine kinase codes for MKKRSIGLIIGLMGFALLGVMAMQLYFLRQSYQMQSELFDRSVNEALNNVVSKVSKQDAVNFLNNKAQRKVSNADNATAGIKVVKNDANKLYQPKRKKQTLREKKIALLRDSLERMIMHKKMDDELANLLQQEGTVDFQVKVEEYTDELGVVHGRFTPQIVRTRISSAVRTKKLHKYDTLRYVYIDPQFGKQLISVPQINPLWQREQIRKQKERQVAQIKKMLETDSLQNINVGKTTVIENLAEEYRKTGEPLNKRINPFWIDSLLRFELHNKGISLPFSYEVTTANSDSLIFSSAIDNDGNKPVFIAANTYQTPIFGKDVINDPGKIKLAFPQKNSLILRNMTATMGTTGGLLFVLIFCFGYTIFSILKQKKVSEMKIDFINNMTHEFKTPVSTIMIASEALKDAEISEDKSRVSRLANIIFEENARLGSHIERVLNIARIEKNDFKLDKKPLDVNDMVTVVIDSMALKLHKCNAKTTLELTDENTTIIADELHFSNVLYNLIDNAIKYSADTPDITITTLVRNGHVFIQVADKGIGMSRDQQTKIFEQFYRIPTGNLHDVKGFGLGLSYVNTIVKRLNGTISVKSEKDKGSEFELKFSQV; via the coding sequence ATGAAGAAAAGAAGCATCGGTTTAATAATTGGGTTAATGGGTTTTGCACTGCTCGGTGTAATGGCCATGCAATTATATTTTTTACGGCAATCGTACCAGATGCAATCGGAGTTGTTTGATCGCTCTGTAAACGAGGCGCTTAACAACGTGGTATCAAAGGTGAGCAAACAAGATGCTGTAAATTTTTTAAATAACAAGGCACAGCGAAAGGTGAGTAATGCTGATAATGCTACTGCCGGAATAAAGGTGGTAAAAAACGATGCCAATAAACTTTACCAGCCCAAAAGAAAAAAACAAACCCTGCGGGAAAAGAAAATAGCCCTTTTACGTGATAGTTTGGAGCGGATGATCATGCATAAAAAAATGGATGACGAACTGGCCAATTTACTGCAACAGGAAGGTACAGTTGATTTTCAGGTTAAGGTAGAGGAGTATACGGATGAGTTGGGCGTGGTGCATGGCCGGTTTACGCCACAAATTGTGCGTACGCGTATCAGCAGTGCTGTGCGCACCAAGAAACTGCATAAATATGATACCTTGAGGTATGTGTATATCGATCCTCAGTTCGGAAAACAACTGATCTCTGTACCTCAAATAAATCCTTTATGGCAGCGCGAGCAAATTCGCAAGCAAAAGGAACGCCAGGTTGCGCAGATCAAGAAAATGCTGGAAACGGATTCATTACAAAACATAAACGTTGGTAAAACTACGGTAATAGAGAATCTTGCTGAGGAATACCGTAAAACAGGCGAGCCGCTTAATAAGCGTATAAATCCGTTTTGGATAGATTCATTATTACGTTTTGAGCTGCATAATAAAGGTATTTCCCTGCCTTTTAGCTATGAAGTTACAACCGCCAACAGCGATTCACTCATATTTTCAAGCGCTATTGATAATGATGGCAACAAGCCTGTGTTTATTGCAGCCAATACCTATCAAACACCTATTTTTGGTAAAGATGTGATCAATGACCCTGGCAAGATCAAATTAGCTTTCCCACAAAAAAACTCCCTGATACTGCGTAATATGACTGCCACTATGGGTACTACCGGTGGGTTATTGTTTGTGTTAATATTTTGTTTTGGTTATACCATCTTCTCGATTCTTAAACAGAAGAAAGTTTCAGAAATGAAGATCGACTTTATCAATAATATGACCCATGAATTTAAAACTCCGGTATCAACCATCATGATAGCCAGCGAGGCTTTAAAGGACGCTGAAATCTCTGAGGATAAAAGTCGGGTATCTCGTTTAGCTAACATTATTTTTGAAGAAAACGCCCGTTTAGGTAGTCATATTGAACGGGTACTCAATATTGCCCGTATTGAAAAGAACGATTTTAAGCTGGATAAAAAACCGCTGGATGTGAACGATATGGTGACGGTAGTAATTGATAGCATGGCTCTTAAATTGCATAAATGTAACGCCAAAACCACCCTGGAGCTCACTGATGAAAATACAACCATCATAGCCGATGAACTGCACTTTTCGAACGTATTGTATAACCTGATAGATAATGCTATAAAATATAGCGCCGACACACCAGATATCACCATAACAACGTTAGTCAGAAACGGGCATGTGTTTATTCAGGTGGCAGACAAAGGTATAGGCATGAGCCGTGATCAGCAAACAAAAATATTTGAACAGTTTTATCGTATCCCAACCGGAAATCTTCATGATGTGAAAGGTTTTGGCTTGGGCTTAAGCTATGTAAATACCATTGTAAAAAGATTGAATGGGACGATAAGTGTAAAATCGGAAAAAGACAAAGGCTCGGAATTTGAGCTTAAATTTTCGCAGGTATAA